A region of uncultured Desulfobacter sp. DNA encodes the following proteins:
- a CDS encoding NADAR family protein, with amino-acid sequence MIEQDIYSNLSVIPFTIDSFTWHSAEQFYQASKFTDQEIIMKIKACPNPFRCAAMGQTRKFRIRDDWEDIKVSVMERAIRARFDQHPELAAILKRSKGTLYDHSAADSFWGVGFDDDQPCNVTGKILMKIREELQAVS; translated from the coding sequence ATGATTGAACAAGATATCTATTCGAATTTATCCGTCATTCCTTTTACCATTGATTCGTTCACCTGGCACTCGGCTGAACAGTTCTATCAGGCATCGAAATTTACGGACCAGGAGATCATTATGAAAATCAAAGCATGCCCCAATCCGTTTCGGTGTGCGGCCATGGGGCAAACCCGAAAATTCAGGATCCGGGATGATTGGGAGGATATCAAGGTTTCGGTGATGGAGCGTGCCATACGTGCCCGGTTTGACCAGCATCCCGAGCTGGCTGCAATACTTAAACGAAGTAAAGGAACCCTGTATGACCATTCGGCCGCAGACAGTTTCTGGGGCGTCGGGTTTGATGATGACCAGCCGTGTAATGTCACAGGCAAGATTTTAATGAAAATCCGGGAGGAGTTGCAGGCCGTCAGCTGA
- a CDS encoding transposase domain-containing protein translates to MNPVGKVAGLEPYWYLKHLFGHLPEAMTEENFRALRPYNVDKNQLASTIVGLEPLTFKA, encoded by the coding sequence GTGAACCCGGTAGGCAAAGTTGCCGGGTTGGAGCCATATTGGTATCTAAAACATTTATTTGGCCACCTGCCTGAAGCGATGACAGAGGAAAATTTTAGAGCCCTACGTCCATACAATGTCGATAAAAATCAGCTGGCGAGTACAATAGTGGGACTTGAACCGCTTACGTTCAAAGCGTAA
- the thiE gene encoding thiamine phosphate synthase, with protein MDLRHKFPKGLYGILGEAFSLGRSNVETAEIMIAAGIDILQYREKAHEKDRGDMLDECSRIARMARDADVPFIVNDFLDIAILSGAHGVHVGQQDLPAGLIKKRYPELMVGCSTHDPDQVKKAMEDGVDYIGVGPIFSTQTKKDASAPVGFPLIEYVAALKEIPFAVIGGIKRDNIKTVAGHGASTFCLLTDIIGAPDIGERIREIRNRLN; from the coding sequence ATGGATTTAAGACACAAGTTCCCCAAAGGACTATACGGAATTTTAGGTGAGGCGTTTTCCCTGGGACGTTCCAATGTTGAAACAGCCGAAATAATGATCGCAGCCGGGATAGATATACTCCAGTACCGGGAAAAGGCCCACGAAAAGGACCGGGGCGATATGCTTGACGAGTGCAGCCGGATTGCCCGGATGGCCCGGGATGCAGATGTGCCATTTATCGTTAATGATTTTCTGGATATTGCGATATTGTCGGGAGCCCACGGGGTGCATGTGGGGCAGCAGGATCTGCCTGCAGGCCTAATAAAAAAAAGGTACCCGGAGCTTATGGTGGGATGCTCCACCCATGATCCCGACCAGGTGAAAAAAGCCATGGAGGACGGGGTGGATTACATCGGGGTGGGACCAATATTTTCCACCCAGACCAAAAAAGATGCCAGCGCCCCGGTGGGATTCCCTTTGATTGAATATGTGGCCGCGCTTAAGGAAATCCCCTTTGCAGTGATCGGCGGCATTAAACGGGATAATATCAAAACCGTTGCCGGCCATGGAGCATCCACGTTCTGTCTTCTAACCGACATCATTGGTGCCCCGGATATCGGCGAAAGAATACGTGAAATACGCAACCGCCTGAACTGA
- a CDS encoding amidohydrolase, which translates to MEHNIVIYNGILLTMEEGVPVIEDGFVHVRQGKIVHCGPNHSDLVENLSRHGARMIDARGGIIMPGLVNGHTHTPMSMFRGLADDLPLEVWLNEHIFPAEARDVNPESVEKWAAHSCREMLAGGITTCCDGYFLEEYAAKAMADTGIRAVAGQGVIDFPAPGVSDPCGNIDHAKAFIEKICGLSDRVRPSVFCHSPYTCSKQTLVAGKNLARDKGVLFQIHAAETRAEPGMIKENKNMSVIAYLDSLGILDPDTLLIHCVWLDEKDIDIIARRGCAVIHCPESNMKLASGVAPVPDMVSAGLTVGLGTDGCASNNDQDIFSEMGTAAKLHKAVRLDPCVMDARTCLKMATIDGAKALGLGDVTGSIRPGKAGDIIVVDTTGLHMTPMHDPYSGLVYAARASDVLWVMVDGKVRFRKNLS; encoded by the coding sequence ATGGAACATAATATTGTCATATATAACGGCATCCTGTTGACCATGGAAGAAGGAGTGCCCGTAATTGAAGACGGGTTTGTTCATGTCAGGCAGGGCAAAATTGTCCACTGCGGGCCTAACCATTCGGATCTTGTTGAAAATCTGTCACGGCACGGCGCCCGTATGATTGATGCCCGGGGCGGGATTATTATGCCCGGACTTGTGAACGGGCATACCCATACACCCATGTCCATGTTCCGGGGCCTGGCCGATGATCTGCCTTTGGAAGTCTGGCTTAATGAGCACATTTTCCCTGCCGAGGCAAGGGATGTCAACCCGGAATCCGTGGAGAAATGGGCGGCCCACTCCTGCAGGGAGATGCTGGCCGGCGGCATTACCACCTGCTGTGACGGGTATTTTCTGGAAGAATATGCGGCAAAGGCCATGGCCGATACCGGTATCCGGGCCGTGGCCGGTCAGGGCGTGATTGATTTTCCCGCCCCCGGCGTTTCGGATCCGTGTGGCAACATTGACCATGCCAAAGCCTTTATTGAGAAAATCTGCGGTTTGTCTGACAGGGTTCGTCCGTCCGTGTTCTGCCATTCCCCTTACACCTGTTCAAAACAGACCCTTGTGGCGGGCAAGAATCTTGCCCGGGACAAAGGGGTGCTGTTCCAGATCCATGCCGCCGAGACCCGGGCCGAGCCGGGCATGATTAAAGAGAACAAAAATATGTCCGTGATTGCCTACCTGGACAGCCTGGGTATTCTTGATCCGGACACACTTTTAATCCACTGCGTGTGGCTGGATGAAAAGGACATTGATATCATTGCCCGGCGCGGGTGCGCCGTGATTCACTGTCCGGAATCCAATATGAAGCTGGCATCCGGGGTGGCGCCGGTGCCGGACATGGTTTCTGCCGGTCTGACCGTGGGGCTTGGCACGGACGGGTGCGCCTCCAACAATGACCAGGATATATTTTCTGAAATGGGCACGGCCGCCAAACTGCACAAGGCTGTGCGCCTGGATCCCTGTGTCATGGATGCCCGCACCTGCCTGAAAATGGCCACCATTGACGGTGCAAAAGCGTTGGGACTGGGTGATGTGACAGGTTCCATACGCCCGGGCAAGGCCGGGGACATTATTGTGGTGGACACCACCGGTCTTCACATGACCCCCATGCATGATCCCTATTCAGGTCTGGTGTATGCGGCAAGGGCTTCGGATGTCCTATGGGTAATGGTGGACGGCAAAGTGCGTTTCAGAAAGAATTTGTCCTGA
- a CDS encoding phage integrase N-terminal SAM-like domain-containing protein gives MPTGFTQALKEAARAAENLKAEQLEAYFADLVESHSWSTVKIDRLGLQNFWKFVLQKEWSG, from the coding sequence TTGCCTACCGGGTTCACCCAGGCGTTGAAAGAAGCCGCTCGCGCGGCGGAAAACCTCAAAGCCGAACAGCTTGAAGCTTACTTTGCAGACCTGGTGGAGTCCCATTCATGGAGTACGGTCAAAATTGACCGATTAGGGCTTCAGAATTTCTGGAAATTTGTTCTCCAAAAAGAATGGAGTGGTTGA
- a CDS encoding Nramp family divalent metal transporter: MADLNDDQTGSSQKGMTFKRMISALGPAWIISAVAAGPGTTLSVAKAGGTYGYDFLWVVVLSVVLAFVCQYMAAKTALIGGRGIVSIVQEKWGSLPAWFVALDALAVIWLCNVVLLKILIAVTEYVTGLAVPWWGIVFTLAFYLLVAHGGYRIVEIFCKVIVSLLVVCFIGTLFIAKPDLGMAIGGLVPDLSHFGKAEILMMTAIMGGSIHVTILSMQTYTVHEKGWGVEDLGAARWDTALSLLGAFGLYCTAIYLTGACVLNPAGIHVNTLFEMADAITPLLGTYAHGFFCLGIWCAVFSTIMPTFIAAAYVLGDKMSWDMQPQSRRYRLTILAGCLIALPGAFLTGRPVNLLLIMLALSFLGTPLFVGIFLWLLNDKNWAKQYRNGPVLNIAGGCALVVTLFLGAKWVWGL, translated from the coding sequence ATGGCTGATTTAAATGACGATCAAACCGGTTCATCGCAAAAGGGCATGACTTTCAAACGCATGATATCTGCGCTGGGGCCTGCCTGGATCATCAGTGCCGTGGCTGCCGGTCCGGGCACCACCTTAAGTGTTGCCAAGGCCGGCGGGACCTATGGCTATGATTTTTTATGGGTGGTGGTGCTCAGCGTAGTGCTGGCCTTTGTCTGCCAGTACATGGCCGCCAAGACCGCCCTTATCGGGGGCCGCGGGATTGTCTCCATTGTGCAGGAGAAATGGGGCAGCCTGCCGGCCTGGTTTGTGGCACTGGACGCCCTGGCCGTAATCTGGCTGTGCAATGTGGTGCTTTTAAAAATTTTGATTGCCGTGACCGAATATGTCACAGGACTTGCCGTGCCCTGGTGGGGTATCGTGTTTACCCTGGCGTTCTATCTTCTGGTGGCCCACGGTGGATACAGGATTGTGGAGATCTTCTGCAAGGTTATTGTCTCTTTGCTTGTGGTCTGTTTTATCGGTACTCTGTTTATTGCAAAGCCGGATCTGGGCATGGCCATCGGCGGGTTAGTACCGGATCTGTCCCATTTCGGAAAAGCTGAAATTCTCATGATGACCGCCATCATGGGCGGTTCCATCCATGTGACCATCTTGTCCATGCAGACCTATACCGTGCATGAAAAAGGGTGGGGTGTGGAGGATTTGGGGGCCGCCCGTTGGGATACGGCCCTTTCTCTGCTCGGGGCATTCGGGCTTTACTGTACGGCCATCTACCTGACCGGGGCCTGTGTTCTTAATCCGGCAGGCATCCATGTGAATACCCTTTTTGAGATGGCCGATGCCATCACGCCGCTTCTGGGAACCTATGCCCATGGCTTCTTTTGCCTGGGGATATGGTGTGCGGTGTTTTCAACGATTATGCCCACATTCATTGCCGCGGCCTATGTACTCGGGGATAAAATGAGCTGGGATATGCAGCCCCAAAGCCGCCGGTACCGGCTGACGATTCTGGCGGGGTGCCTTATTGCCCTTCCCGGGGCCTTTCTTACCGGCAGGCCGGTCAACCTGTTGCTGATTATGCTGGCCCTGTCGTTTCTGGGTACCCCTTTGTTTGTGGGGATATTTTTATGGTTGCTCAATGATAAAAACTGGGCAAAACAGTACAGAAACGGTCCCGTGTTAAACATTGCAGGCGGATGCGCGCTGGTGGTGACCCTGTTTTTAGGGGCTAAGTGGGTCTGGGGGCTCTAG
- a CDS encoding sensor domain-containing diguanylate cyclase produces MQYLSMIEMAKKTGIPTNTLLDYFYRYDIFFREYIIEGGIKKHPLSKIKIITAIHALTKNKNWIVEKNIVDVLMNQFPDQCPMADAQSGSQLINSTQKAGEPGNDVIAPAEALMPKTEDHLLDHFIKHSPIGIFQADLNGKLELANPELAWMLGYESTEQAIENIKNLNDDLFAEKEVSQDFFFQLFEAEEVHRYRAQIATQDGRTEEVLARARVIKNDKERYVGYYGFLINISDLKNAEDKLLKLNQQLQRISRVDGLTDIPNRRCFDEYLDREWKRMARNKQNLSIILCDIDFFKVYNDTYGHQAGDECLQKVAKAIESMARRPADLSARYGGEEFVVVLPETGIEDALTISENIRFKVATLKIPHENSKVRKYVSLSLGIASVVPDPTQVNGPEMLVGMADQALYRAKEGGRNRSASMQKR; encoded by the coding sequence ATGCAATATCTATCAATGATTGAGATGGCGAAAAAAACGGGAATACCAACCAACACGCTGCTTGATTATTTTTATCGCTACGATATCTTTTTCAGGGAATATATTATTGAAGGCGGAATAAAAAAGCACCCCCTGTCCAAAATAAAAATTATAACGGCAATCCATGCCCTTACAAAAAATAAAAACTGGATCGTTGAAAAAAACATTGTTGATGTCCTGATGAACCAATTTCCGGATCAGTGCCCCATGGCAGACGCGCAGTCCGGCAGTCAACTTATCAACAGCACACAAAAAGCCGGTGAGCCCGGCAATGATGTCATTGCACCAGCGGAAGCTTTAATGCCGAAGACTGAGGACCATCTGCTTGACCATTTTATCAAACATTCACCCATTGGTATTTTCCAGGCTGATTTGAACGGCAAACTGGAATTAGCCAATCCGGAACTGGCGTGGATGCTCGGATATGAATCCACAGAGCAGGCCATTGAGAATATAAAAAATCTTAACGACGATCTGTTTGCCGAAAAAGAGGTTTCACAAGATTTTTTCTTTCAACTGTTTGAGGCTGAAGAGGTGCACAGATACCGGGCTCAAATTGCCACACAAGACGGGCGAACCGAAGAGGTGCTGGCCCGTGCACGGGTTATAAAAAACGACAAGGAACGATATGTCGGCTACTATGGATTTCTTATTAACATTTCCGACCTGAAAAATGCCGAGGACAAACTTCTGAAGCTCAACCAGCAGCTCCAGCGTATCTCCCGGGTGGACGGCCTGACCGACATCCCCAACAGAAGGTGTTTTGATGAATATCTTGACCGGGAATGGAAGCGGATGGCCAGAAACAAACAGAACCTTTCAATCATTCTTTGCGACATCGACTTCTTCAAAGTATATAATGATACCTATGGTCACCAGGCCGGTGACGAATGTCTTCAAAAAGTAGCCAAAGCCATTGAATCCATGGCCAGAAGACCCGCTGATTTGTCAGCCCGATACGGCGGCGAGGAGTTTGTTGTTGTTTTACCGGAAACAGGCATTGAAGATGCACTCACCATTTCGGAAAATATCCGGTTCAAAGTGGCAACACTGAAAATTCCCCATGAAAATTCCAAGGTAAGAAAATATGTCTCCCTGAGCCTTGGCATCGCAAGTGTTGTACCGGACCCCACACAGGTCAATGGACCTGAAATGCTTGTTGGAATGGCAGACCAGGCACTTTACAGGGCAAAGGAAGGAGGGAGAAATCGTTCCGCATCCATGCAGAAGAGATGA
- a CDS encoding isoprenylcysteine carboxylmethyltransferase family protein, producing the protein MILFFAIMVYSVFVQIRFTGVLFVFGVLLFGLSAIGTIAAYTAYFKAPLNQLVREGVYRISRNPIYVCVAGMMLGIALMCHSVIIAGITVLQFILQHGIILEEETYCRTIHGKDYLEYFENVPRYLLFF; encoded by the coding sequence ATGATCTTGTTTTTCGCTATTATGGTCTATTCCGTCTTTGTTCAAATTCGTTTCACCGGTGTTCTGTTTGTCTTTGGAGTTCTTCTCTTCGGATTGTCCGCCATCGGAACAATTGCCGCCTACACAGCCTATTTCAAAGCCCCTTTAAACCAACTGGTCAGAGAAGGGGTTTACCGAATTTCACGCAATCCGATTTATGTCTGCGTTGCCGGTATGATGCTTGGAATTGCATTGATGTGTCATTCGGTGATAATTGCAGGGATTACGGTACTCCAGTTCATACTTCAGCATGGGATTATTCTGGAGGAGGAGACGTATTGCCGGACAATCCATGGCAAGGATTATTTGGAATATTTTGAAAATGTTCCCAGGTATTTGCTGTTTTTTTGA
- a CDS encoding AraC family transcriptional regulator, whose protein sequence is MKNSKRLDAKEFYGEAQNICDFLYEKTGYETRWEWPLESGRGSMYMITFRPGFMMGIGDCRSTETTSIHFENMKVPFIMFNFGISGRMDTTVDLEKGRQALCTSRPDHSIIAYLPQIQGDHTICARPSLQWIVIYLDPHLLKDVATTDPDPMPVDLCEIAAGANEKHVYKMSPSDNSIAMTLGQILDCPYQGFFKRLYLESKGLELVTHTLARLMPSKAQAKKIFSLRPQDIERVQYAWELVRQDLQNPPKLLDLARTVGLPHPKLNYGFRKIYGTTIFDYLRQARLKKARLLLSEGRMNVTEAAYAVGYSNLSHFSRSFKDYHGTAPGIFLRKTLQIADEIK, encoded by the coding sequence ATGAAAAATTCAAAACGCCTTGACGCAAAAGAATTTTATGGGGAAGCTCAAAATATCTGCGATTTCCTATACGAGAAAACCGGATATGAAACCCGCTGGGAATGGCCGTTGGAAAGCGGCAGGGGTTCTATGTATATGATTACATTCCGACCGGGTTTTATGATGGGGATTGGAGATTGCCGATCAACGGAAACGACTTCCATCCATTTTGAGAATATGAAGGTTCCGTTTATCATGTTTAATTTTGGTATTTCCGGCAGGATGGACACCACCGTAGACCTGGAAAAGGGTCGGCAAGCGTTATGCACCAGCCGGCCGGATCACAGCATTATAGCCTATCTTCCCCAGATACAGGGCGACCATACGATTTGTGCAAGGCCATCTCTCCAATGGATTGTTATCTACCTGGACCCTCACCTTTTAAAAGATGTTGCCACAACAGACCCGGACCCCATGCCGGTGGATCTGTGTGAGATCGCTGCGGGCGCCAATGAAAAACACGTCTACAAGATGTCCCCCTCGGATAATTCCATTGCCATGACCCTTGGTCAAATTCTGGACTGCCCCTACCAGGGCTTTTTTAAACGCCTTTATCTTGAGAGCAAGGGATTAGAGTTGGTCACCCACACCCTGGCCCGGTTGATGCCCTCCAAGGCCCAGGCAAAAAAAATATTCAGCCTGCGCCCCCAGGATATAGAGCGGGTACAATACGCCTGGGAGTTGGTACGGCAGGATCTGCAAAATCCCCCTAAACTTCTGGATTTGGCCAGAACCGTTGGTTTGCCTCATCCCAAACTGAATTACGGGTTTCGTAAAATATACGGCACCACCATTTTCGATTACCTTCGCCAGGCCCGCCTTAAAAAAGCCAGATTACTTCTTTCGGAAGGGCGCATGAATGTGACCGAAGCCGCCTATGCCGTGGGATACTCAAACCTGAGTCATTTTTCCAGATCGTTCAAGGATTATCATGGTACCGCACCGGGCATCTTTCTTCGCAAAACCCTTCAGATCGCAGATGAAATAAAGTAG
- a CDS encoding TonB-dependent receptor — MGKEKRGFGTVKWAMLVLIILAALYMPGSVGAKENTEQESYDLGDITVTAQKQEENVQDVSSSIIVLDTLDIEDRKIESIAELIDFVPNMMSFNDGMAMRNKVASRGLSVPALINYGTATGMYVDGVPTLGNFGFEEGLLDIERIEVLRGPQGTLYGKNTEAGAINIITRKPGNDFKGRITAEGGQWLSSASDGRLTGGASFNVGGPIVKNKLFFGLVGDYKHKDGFMYNTYTNKAEYEQDKYFGRAKLRWTPVDSLDISLLLSSLYYDQGGNTQQNLYTAAVPREVSSDLDGWQDNKSRIQSLKINYDLTDTMSLTSITSRKKNTIEAQLDSDCTSYVLAHYTQDTSEEKISEELRLAYNSGKLNWLMGFYYDKDDNLMTGDVVSSYYDYSYKSNLTGDAYAFFGQIGYFLTPKLKLIGGVRYEHQNFNINGFYSSLNQDDEDSWENLSPKIAVEYHFTPDVMLYTDVSQGYRSGGFNSFTTDPQYGSYDEESLCSYEIGLKTLLMNKRIMLNAAVFHMDISDMQVEDYVNTSTYWITNAAEATSRGVELDFTARITKGLTLMGGFGYTNIEFENFSDANGDYTGNKNPFAPDYTFNIGAQYRHTSGFYCRADLIGYGKTFLDKANQYSRDPYQIVNAKIGYEAQKFDIYLYGKNIFDEEYNYNGYYSGAYVLCSNPGEVGLQMVARF, encoded by the coding sequence ATGGGAAAAGAGAAAAGAGGTTTTGGAACTGTGAAATGGGCTATGTTGGTTTTAATCATTTTGGCCGCATTGTATATGCCGGGATCTGTTGGCGCAAAAGAGAATACAGAACAGGAAAGTTACGATTTGGGCGACATTACCGTCACCGCACAAAAACAGGAAGAAAACGTCCAGGATGTATCGTCAAGTATTATTGTCCTGGATACCTTGGATATTGAAGACAGGAAAATTGAATCCATAGCTGAACTCATTGATTTTGTCCCCAATATGATGTCGTTTAACGACGGTATGGCAATGAGAAATAAGGTTGCCAGCCGGGGGCTTTCAGTGCCCGCTTTAATAAATTACGGAACCGCCACCGGAATGTATGTCGACGGCGTGCCCACCCTGGGAAATTTCGGATTCGAGGAGGGCCTGCTCGACATTGAGCGTATCGAGGTGCTGCGGGGCCCCCAGGGGACGCTTTATGGTAAAAATACAGAGGCCGGTGCCATTAACATCATCACCCGAAAGCCGGGAAACGATTTCAAGGGCCGGATCACTGCCGAAGGGGGGCAATGGCTTTCTTCCGCTTCAGACGGCAGGTTGACCGGCGGGGCCTCTTTTAACGTTGGCGGCCCTATTGTAAAAAACAAACTGTTTTTCGGGCTGGTGGGGGATTACAAGCATAAAGACGGGTTTATGTATAATACTTATACCAACAAAGCCGAATACGAGCAGGACAAATATTTTGGTCGCGCTAAGTTGCGCTGGACGCCCGTCGATAGTCTTGATATTTCGTTGTTGCTTTCCTCTCTTTACTATGATCAGGGCGGTAACACTCAGCAGAATTTGTATACGGCTGCCGTTCCCAGGGAGGTCTCATCGGATCTGGACGGTTGGCAGGATAACAAAAGCCGGATTCAATCATTGAAAATAAACTATGACCTAACCGATACGATGTCATTAACATCCATTACCTCCCGCAAAAAAAATACCATTGAGGCTCAACTTGATTCTGATTGCACCTCATACGTTCTCGCTCATTACACTCAGGATACCAGTGAAGAGAAAATTTCCGAAGAATTACGTCTGGCTTACAATTCGGGAAAATTAAATTGGCTGATGGGATTCTATTACGACAAAGATGATAACCTCATGACCGGGGATGTTGTATCCTCATACTATGACTATTCATACAAATCAAATTTAACGGGAGATGCCTATGCCTTTTTCGGCCAGATCGGCTATTTTTTGACTCCCAAATTAAAACTTATCGGGGGGGTGCGTTATGAGCACCAGAATTTCAATATCAATGGGTTCTATTCGTCGCTCAATCAGGATGATGAGGATTCATGGGAAAATCTCTCCCCCAAAATTGCCGTTGAATATCATTTTACCCCTGATGTAATGCTCTATACAGATGTTTCCCAGGGGTATCGCTCAGGCGGATTTAACAGCTTTACCACTGATCCGCAGTATGGCAGCTACGATGAAGAGTCATTGTGCTCCTATGAAATCGGCCTAAAAACCCTATTAATGAATAAACGGATCATGTTGAATGCTGCCGTTTTTCATATGGATATCAGCGATATGCAGGTGGAGGACTACGTTAACACCTCGACTTACTGGATAACCAATGCCGCCGAGGCTACCTCCAGAGGTGTGGAACTGGACTTTACCGCCCGGATCACCAAGGGATTGACCCTGATGGGTGGGTTTGGCTACACCAATATCGAATTTGAAAATTTCAGCGATGCCAACGGAGATTACACAGGTAATAAAAATCCATTTGCACCGGATTATACCTTTAACATCGGTGCCCAATACCGCCATACCAGCGGTTTTTATTGCAGGGCTGACCTGATCGGATATGGTAAAACATTTTTAGATAAAGCCAACCAATATTCCCGGGATCCCTACCAGATTGTAAACGCCAAGATCGGGTATGAAGCACAAAAATTCGATATTTATCTGTATGGCAAAAATATCTTTGATGAAGAGTATAATTACAACGGGTACTACAGCGGTGCTTATGTGCTTTGCAGCAACCCCGGAGAAGTCGGTCTTCAAATGGTCGCCCGGTTTTAA
- a CDS encoding cytidylate kinase-like family protein: MTKASKAGYLPGDYGQKRMSAAAWADINIKKWNKAPEKKEPQGQLKNGIFPCVCFSRQIGVGALNIADLLAEKMPFRVVDREILELMAKEKDIATKAVEYFDEHYPGIMSELFTMLISQKTFLKSDYARQLAKTAIALAGEEPTIFVGRGIHLILPRDQVLAVRVIADKDYRISRLSKLLDISWEEAETRIKTMDKEQKAFFKTVYQKDDASPDEFDLVINLKHLKDTSRAMEIVACAYKQKFGSMV, from the coding sequence ATGACAAAAGCATCCAAAGCAGGATATTTACCTGGTGATTACGGCCAAAAAAGAATGAGCGCTGCGGCCTGGGCAGACATCAATATAAAAAAATGGAATAAGGCGCCTGAAAAAAAAGAACCCCAGGGACAGTTGAAGAACGGTATTTTCCCTTGTGTCTGCTTCTCCCGGCAAATCGGGGTCGGTGCCCTTAATATCGCTGATCTTTTAGCTGAAAAGATGCCCTTCAGGGTTGTTGACCGGGAAATTCTGGAGTTAATGGCCAAAGAAAAAGATATAGCCACAAAAGCCGTGGAATATTTTGATGAGCATTACCCCGGGATCATGAGTGAACTGTTCACCATGTTGATCAGTCAAAAAACATTTTTAAAAAGCGACTATGCAAGGCAGCTTGCAAAAACCGCAATCGCTCTGGCAGGGGAAGAGCCCACCATCTTTGTGGGCAGAGGCATCCATCTGATTCTTCCCAGGGACCAGGTCCTGGCTGTCCGGGTCATTGCCGACAAAGATTACCGGATTTCAAGACTGTCAAAGCTGCTTGACATATCCTGGGAGGAGGCTGAAACCCGGATAAAAACCATGGATAAGGAGCAGAAGGCCTTTTTTAAAACTGTATACCAAAAAGATGATGCAAGCCCGGATGAGTTCGATCTGGTCATCAATTTAAAACACCTTAAGGATACTTCCCGGGCCATGGAGATCGTTGCCTGCGCATATAAGCAGAAATTCGGATCCATGGTGTAA
- the thiM gene encoding hydroxyethylthiazole kinase gives MHTQKLAENINGLLTALRDKRPLIHVVTNFVVMNQTANALLALGASPMMSWAEQDAAYMSGVSDALCINTGTPVPDRISTMKFLMSLAEGSGKPVVLDPVGAGAGPFRTGIARELGAFAPEKIIRGNPSEICALAGGHLSSRGVESGISPEQARSILTGHGRPDPNAVELPDGARTLLSTASALAVSGKTDMVLGPDKMVRIFNGSELMGLVTGTGCMLSAICAAFYAVAENGFDAAVASVAVTGIAGELAAARVSGPGFFLPHFVDSLYTIGEVDIHKYLRAEVHCF, from the coding sequence ATGCACACCCAGAAACTTGCCGAAAATATTAATGGTCTTTTAACCGCATTGCGGGATAAAAGGCCTTTAATCCATGTGGTGACCAATTTTGTTGTGATGAACCAGACCGCCAACGCGCTTCTGGCCCTTGGGGCTTCACCCATGATGTCCTGGGCGGAGCAGGATGCCGCGTATATGTCCGGTGTCTCAGACGCCCTTTGCATCAATACCGGCACCCCGGTTCCGGATCGCATTTCCACCATGAAATTCTTGATGTCCCTTGCCGAAGGTTCGGGAAAACCCGTTGTCCTGGACCCTGTTGGTGCCGGTGCCGGTCCCTTTCGCACCGGCATTGCCCGGGAACTTGGCGCCTTTGCCCCGGAAAAGATCATCCGGGGCAATCCATCGGAAATCTGCGCCCTTGCCGGAGGTCATTTATCCTCCAGGGGGGTGGAAAGCGGGATCTCCCCGGAACAGGCCAGGTCTATTCTGACCGGACATGGTCGGCCCGACCCAAACGCAGTTGAGTTGCCGGACGGTGCCAGGACTCTTCTGTCCACCGCATCGGCCCTGGCTGTCAGCGGGAAAACAGATATGGTGCTGGGGCCGGACAAAATGGTCAGGATTTTCAACGGATCTGAACTCATGGGTCTTGTCACCGGTACCGGCTGCATGCTTTCCGCCATCTGTGCCGCTTTTTATGCCGTGGCGGAAAACGGTTTTGACGCTGCAGTTGCAAGCGTTGCGGTCACAGGCATTGCCGGGGAATTGGCCGCAGCACGGGTGAGCGGTCCTGGGTTTTTTCTGCCCCATTTCGTGGACAGTCTGTACACCATTGGTGAAGTCGATATTCATAAGTATCTGAGAGCTGAAGTTCACTGTTTCTGA